AatactcaaacatatcagtaGATGGCACAAGCTGCTCAGAGGGAACCTAAAACATGTCAGAGAGAAGTCCTGCAGGATAAATCGTGATGTTGAGCTGAACACGAGCGTCAGTTTTCTGCTTCTCTGATTGGACGGTTGGAGTAATCTCATGTTTGTTCCCGATGCTTcacttttgttcttgtttttaatcCAGTCTGAACTTTGAACTACATGATGGCAACTCTGATAGCTGGAACATATGATGAGACATGATGGTCCAACTCAGGTTTCAAGATGCTGCTTGCAGGACACAAATAATCAGTGGAGACAGATTCTGAGTTCaatgaaagaaataaatgtCCTGATGCTTAAacttaaaacaaatgaaaacctaGCACCCTGACAGCTGGATAACACAGAAAACACTCGCATTACAGAGACGTTTATAAAGAGTAGCCATGACACACACAACTTCTATTTTAGGGGGAACTGAGAAACAGATTACAAAACTCCTCGAAACAACATTAACCCCAACACTCTGTGCATGATCAGACACCAAAGGCCTTCAGCTTTGTTATGAAGTCTTCATTAATTCTCCtgcaaataaattattttctcGAATTAAACTAGTTagtctgctcctctctctcactctgtctcATCCAGCATCACCTCCTTAAACATTTAAAGTTCACATGACACATCTGTGGTTCTTCAAAGGTGGAGAACAATGCCCAAAAAGCAGATTCAGTCAGATTAGGAGTTAGAAGTAAAAGGAGGAAATGAATTTTCTCTGAAAACAGACCACTGacttctcagtgtgtgtgtgtctagagAGCTCATAAAGAAAATGTGGCAAAAAATCAGACTTTTCAGTCTAATtcatctttattatttatttatttttaatggtgGAGAGAGTTAGTCAGCATAACTTTGCAAGGCTGTACAAACAAGTACAGCAAAGGAAAATGAGatgtttgaatgtctcatcTGAAACGTTGTCCTTGTTTTACAGaagttttattgaatctgtTATTTCTTCCTGTATTGCTGTTTGGTTTTGTAACATAACTCTGAAGAACAAGAATCAGTTAGGACTTTTGGTAAAAACTGCCAGAAAAATCTCAGGGCATTGGTAAGATGGACTTTTGGTCATTTATAACAAACATGTGCTGTGGAAAGCTCATTCTATTGTTAATTGTTTTAATCATCCACTTCACAGTGAGTTTGATTTGTTGCCCTCTGGCCGTCATTTCAGAGTACCTTTGAGGAAGACCAAAAGTCTGTCCAAAAGTCACAGTTTGGTTTGATTTAAATGTCTTTGCTTACAGTCAAGGGCCACCAGTGAAGCATCAGACAGGAGATTTCTCCAACTGTGTTCAGCTTGACATCACGATTCATCCTGAAGGACTTCTGACCAGTTTTTATGTTGcactgtagctttagctgttacACACGGAGGAGCTTTAATGTTTCTACTGTTCAGCTAAAACTGTGCTCCAGTGTAGTCATAGTTTATATCATTATTTGTTATATATTTATAGAAATGAACTCTAAGACTCCAGGTTTCCTTTATCCCCACCGCATCTCATCTCCTTAATGGCAAATAACGGTCTTATgggtttttattattgttttgtttacttGTATTGTTGCCCTTGCTGCTAAAAGATTTTCCGCTTGTGGGACAAAgtattgaattgaactgaactgaactgaataatCCACATTCAAATTATTTTACAACACTGACTTATCTCCATTTATCAGTAGAAGGCTGTCCCAGTATACAGTAAGTGTTAGTAAACTGAAGTCATTGTACAGTGAGATTGAAAAGCTGAGAGAGATGAGCAGGAAACACTTACTTCACTCTGCTTATTTCTCCTGTCATCAGTCAATCAGTTTgggaagtttttccttcatgAAAAGGAAAAATTTACATTACGTGTAAAATGCTGTGGGTTCAGGGGGCAGTGCCAGGGAGGCTGGCAGGGCAGCTGGGACCAATCTGGTGATTATGCTCTCCCTGTTTTAGCAGGTTGTTGGAGCCTGAGGGGCGAGCAGAGGAATACTTGAGCTGTAGAGAGTCGGGCTGAAAAGACTGCCACTGAGTGGCTGTGCACTAttttaacaaataaacacaatcaCATGCTGAGAAACATGACACAGACCTCCTCCGGGAGACCTCCAGGAGAACCACAACATCACACTAGAGTGGATGTTCACCACCAAACCTGACAGATCCAACAAAACTAATATTATCTACTGTTACAAGATAGCTGAGGATATAGATTTCATTCTGTATCGTGCTCATGATGCAACCACTAAATCTCTTTCCAACATTTGTTGCTTTATAGCTTGTCATAAACACTTTGTCCTGTATCGTGTTCATGAAGGTGTTGAGGTGTGAGAGTCTCAGAATGAAAAGTTGTCAGGACGAGTCCAGAGTGACAAAGACGCCCTCAGAGAAGGACGAATCAGACTTCAACTGTCCAGACTCTCTGTCAACACAGATTATGGAAGATGTCGACTCAACGTCAGTTGAGTGGGTGTCTCAGAGTATGTGATGTGGTGCACTTTTAAACATAGGAAAGTTGTTTCAGTTGTTTCATAGGATTATTTCTGAGTTAATGTTTTGTAGATCGTTGCATGGATGATTTTTCCTGTCAATGTCCAAATTAACAACAAATACTTACAAACTGATTTCAGCACCTTCATTACCAATGCAACTTATACTGATGTGTTGTTAGTgtaattgtttttaatgaatgtgAGAGACTCAGAtgtttgtgtctctgcagcAGTGAGGGATTGTCCTGAACCTGAGAGAAAACCTGAGAcatcaaacacagagagacgAGGAAGGATCGGCCTCTACTGTGGACTGACAGCAGCTCTGCTGcttctctgctgcttttcattcatttactgTCGGAATAGAAAACAGGATTTCTACTCATCTAATAATAGATGTCAGAAAATGTCATCAATCAGCGGAAACAGTTTGATCAACATTATAAATGATACTGTTGGAGTTCACTTTAATAACATGATGGACAGAATAATGAGACATGATCCACAAAATCATGAACTTCATGGAAGTCTGTTCATTCAAAAGGAAACTTTATCAAACTGTCACTTTTCATTCAAAAGATGAAATTTGCTCCATGTTCACTTTACTGATGACAATCATGTCAACCTCACAGAcagttctgtgtgaggatcagtttttttaatcttattgTACACTAGACTGGAGTTAGCCGCTTTGGTAAATTTGACCCCTTAAGCAACTATTTTTGCACTCAGTGCAGTGGTAGAGTTGGAGCAGTTTGTGTCCAGGTGTCTAAAAAAACTACGCCGTCCGAGACAATATTGAACGCCTGTGTCCAACTTGTTTCTCTACTGTCCCAttccaacaaaaaacaacacacagcaCTGTCACATGATATTAAACAGAAGCTGTAGATTTAGCTGTGCAGAGTGAGCAGTTATAATTAGAGCTGGGTATTGTCACTAATTTCTCCAACTGATTCAATTCTGATTCAAAAGGTCccgatttgatttgatttgttttgatttgatttgattcgaTTCATTGGACATGTAGAGCCCCAGGGCTTTTGAGGTTCCTGCTGGAAAATGACATGCTCAAAGTGAATTGACTGTATCTCTCCAATTACAACCTCAGTGTTATCTACCTaggtataaaaacaaagctgacatttgTGAGATTTCTTCAGAGGTGCAGCTATCGCAGCAGatgtctttgtgtcaaagtaactgacgataaaacacagaaaaatatgcTCCAGGTAGATCAAAAATGggagaaaaccatgaatcaacacaTGAACgttacctttaaaaaaactgatgctgctaaagtgaagcagagcaaagttacagaggttttatcaAAGACATAGCTAAGAGTTTTGCAATTTAAATTCATAAAAGTTGAAATTTCTTCGGTATTGAATAGCCGAGATTAGCCTTTCTTATCGGAGGTcatttttgggggaaaaaaacagcagtcGACAACACTGTACACAACGGTACAAAGGTGTGTTATAACAGAGCAAGTAAGGCAGAAATTATCACCATGAATTCTTGACAGGAAACTGGTTTGACGCATACTGAGAGCTTGTTGTGTGCAGAGAGCGAATGACGAATTTGTATAATGTAACAAAATGTCAAGTCCTCAAATttgtaatattttgtaatatacTGGATTATTTCGTTTTTAATTGTTCATTACTTTACTTTccctgggattaataaagtattatgATTCAGCCAAGGAATAAACTGCTTTACATCTTATTTTCACCACAGTATACAATCACCATCACattgtttttttatcatttgACTTAGATGTTGATGAagatgttgttgctgtttaCATAACACAATCAGAGGACTGAAAACCAGGAAGTTCAGTCAGACTGCCCCCAGTGATCATCATAAAATAAGACAATAAGATGGTGAGCTATCAACAACTTTAATCATGtgctgaccttttttttttcttgctttcaaAAAGACCAGTATGTTTATATCCCTTCTCTGCTTGTACAGTTCAGGGTTGTGAAGTGGagggagcctatcccagctcaGAACAAGAAGCATCgttttgtgtcctgtgttaCTGATGATGAGAAAAGTATAAATGTAAGGTTGACGGATGTCTAATGTTGTACACTAGTTAGATTTTAGACTGAATTAAAATGATGTGGGATATAGCGTGCTTACATTGTGTAGGCTGGAGAAACTGTGTGACCacagaaaaaggaaataaataaagtgaactGCAGTCAACTTCCTGGTGCTTCATTAGCATTGTTCAGATTAGTGCAGTCTTTCACAGACTGTGAATAGCTGAACTCATCTATAAATGTTTAATCAAAGTTTGACTGTTTTACTCTTAAAAATTAAGTAAAAAGTAATTGTGGTGCTAAAACAAAATTCAGTGAAtatgctttaattaattttgtcCTGAATCATATTTCTTCTGTAGTGTTAGTGAAATACTGTGAAATGTGACCAAATTGTCCTTGATTCATTTGGATAGTTGAATGAAGAGTTTGTGAATCCTGACTGTGatgtatttttagtgtttatttttgcTCAGCAGTTTCAGGGGTATCTGAGGAGCTTTGTATAAATTTTGTACAATTATATCAGACAATCATCAGTGTAAAAGGCGACTGATAGAAATTTAGAACTTTTTGAAATCattgaaacataaagaaaataCATCAGTAAAGACAAAACTCACAAGGATATGGTAACTTCAAAGCATAACTATAAAATGTTATTAATCTCACTTGAAAAACCTCTCCTCCCTGCTGATTTGAAACATACCAAGTTAAAACTATTGGGAAAAGAATAATTAACAACTTGTTTGACCCGTGTTACTGTTTTATCTCATTTagtcagattaaaaaaaaaaaaaaaaaatcctccatcTTACCACGTTTCTCAAACATTGGTCACATTGACTACCTTTGAAATAAAACCTAACCCAACTGATTCCACTCTGCAAGGAAATCCACATCAAGTAAAcagtgccaaaacattgtaacATGCTTACATTGTTTAGGTTCAAGGAACTGTGTAACCacagaaaactgaaatgaattacaGAATGAGTATTACAGAGAAGTACTCTTTTCATTTCAGGAATATAATTTTCGAGCAGGAACCTCAGAAAATCCATTGGGGTTTAACTGATTAAGGAAACTGCAGTCAACTTCCTGGTGCTTCATTAGCATTGTTCacgttgtcaaacagctaaaaaaGAGCAGTGTGTTAACTGTAGACCCAAGTATCTGTATAATGTGATGATCCTACCAGTATTGGAAAACATACTTGAATAGCCATGTTGTATTTTTATGAAAGCTGCTTAACAGCCTCCATGTTGCTTGTTACTGTAGAAAGTAGTTGTCACTGTTAATGCTAGTTAATACAGTCATGGGAAAATAAAGTAGACACTCTTTGTctctctgaccttaactgaacCCAGTGAGGCCTGCAGGCACTTAGATGTTGTCCTGGGTTCTTCTGTAAACTCCTGGCTGAGTCATAGCTGCGCTCtaggagtaattttggtaggccgGCAACTCTTGGGAAGTTCCAGCACTGTTCCAGATTTTCTACTTAAGTGGATGATGGCTGTCATTGAGCCTTAGAAACCCTTTCAGAGTGATAGATGTCACTAACCTTGTTTCTCAGTTGATTCTTTAGATTATGACATGATGTGCTGAGGTTTTGAGATATTTATActgcttcactttgtcaaaCAGATTCtgtttcactagctgggcccacatcCTCATgttaggtttgacagcattttagtaggtaaaggtgaatgcttggacatgaattgagctgcggtttggggaaggcctctaAGGGGACTGGCGGTGGCTCCCGGGCCTTGCAGATCTCCATGcactaaatagaagtgaagaagttaaagtaTTGAAAACAAGGAGGGAGGCAGGGTGGGGCACATACatgagaatgaacagcttgcagaactgggagAAACTATATAGATGAGAAAGGTGGGTGTTTGGATGGATTAATGGATTTCAGCAGGTCTGGCAGTGATGAGGCCTGGGTGTGACATTGAAACTGAAGCTTTTTCTTAATAAATtcaatataatttaaaaactgcactttTTTCTTACTagggttatttttttaaagtgtatgtTTTTAATGATATGAAACAtctaaatgtgacaaatatgcaagaGAAGAAATGAGTAAGGGGTAAATACTGTTTCACATAACTCTATTACACCATATCATTTTTCAGATGCTACTCATTATTAAAGAGAGGAGGCTTTCTCATGCAACCTTTCCAAAAAAGCCATGCATGTTCCATCTTTTTTTACTGTCTGAGCCTATCAATTGATCCAGAATTTCTTCCACAGTTAGCATTGGTGACTCATCAGGGCCTGATGCATGGAAGTAAGTGAAAAGCTAATTTGTAAAGCAAAATCCCAAGACTTTTGCCTTGCAAATGAAGCCAATTCTTGGGCTTTTGGCTTCATTTGCTTATCTCTATCTTTCTTTGAAATTATTTCTCTAgtcccaggtggcgttgtcctTCGACACCTGTTCAGAATCATCTCATCATGCCCTTCCTGATAATCTCTAATTCTGCTGACATCTGTTTATGTTAATTCCAGAAATGAACCAGTAACACCACAGTGACTACATCCATCTTTAATGTACAGTCTTTGATCTAAACACATGTTTGTTGTTCCACTTAATaaagtaaatacattttattttaataactaTAAGAAGAAACCTGTCTAATCTCGGAGGAAAATGGGAGTCCATAAAGTTCTAAGGGGTAGGGACAGAGTAGACACATCAACATTTATTATGATCGAAGTGAGTAAAACACTTTTAAGTCAGTTCTTTAATCTTAAACTACATCTCAAATTTTATACATTGATCTGTTATCTAAGTAAAGTCATTATCTGCATATTAGCTGCACATTAATACATGTTACCTCATGAATCAGTTATCTTTTACAAATAATCTAAGAAATGGAAAATCAGACACATCTGATTTTCTTCTGATGTGTCTGATTCTGGAGATGATTCAATCTGAAAACTCTAAATGACTTTAGACATTGCaatttatttgatattttacagaaatatattttaaaagttttagtTCAAAATTTGCAAAGTATTGTCTACATGATACAAATAAAGTCActttgatgtatttttttaaattgcagaaTGACTTACAGAGAACAGGAATGTTTATTTCCAAGAGGCTGTATCACATCACGAGCTGTgagctctgtgattggctgtttgTGTGTTAGAGCTCACCTGCTGCTGCACTTTCTGTCAGTTCACTCACAGACTCACAGACTCACAGTTTAACTCTATGCATCAGTGAGAGCTGCTGATGAAGATGAAGGAgttgctcctcttcctctcctgtgtGCTCTGTGGCTCTGCTGATGGTGAGTTTTTCTCATTGAACTGACAGACAGTCAGCTGCTTATTGATCAGCTTATCAGCATTTAATTCCATTAATGTGTTTCAGCTCTACATACAGACATTCATGTCGTTGGCTGTTCATACATTCATGGAGGGGTCATGTTTGGACTGGATCGTGAAGAACTCTGGTACGCAGACTTTGAGAAACAGGTGGATGTTTATCCTCAGCCACCTTTTATTCAACTCATCAGCTTCGGAGATGGAGCTTATGAAACAGCTGTGTCTAATTTATATGGCTGCAGACAGTTACTGCAGCTTAGTCGGACGGGTATGAAGGACTACCCTCTACAACGTGGTAAACACATACCGGCACACACAAACTAATAACAACACTCAATACAAGCTACATTAATCAACTGaagttttaaatttaaatttactttGATGTAAATTTTGTCATCAGTGTCATATGATTAATGAGGTTAGGTTATAAATTATGTGGCGTGTGGTGGGTTTcattaatcagaatcagaatactttattcatcccagaAAAAATGATATGGTCACACTTTCTCCAAGACAGCAAGAACAGTAGCAGACTAAACTAAGTTAAATAATACAACATATTACAAAGTAACCAAATGGAACAAATAGCTATAGTACATAAAAATAGCTCAAGTATAAATATCCCAGTATATTAAACAAATTATATATTTGGCTGACATAGGGGTGTCCCTCTTATCATACTGTATGTTCCATACTTTCCCAGTACAAACCATTACTAACTCACAAACCtctacatttatttgttttgaagATTTTCTTTAACACTTTCAAGTCCCAAAAGTTCAAGATTTTCAGTTCAGGTTTAGAGCAGGAGCTTCTATATGGGTCCCACTGACCTTTTCACTGCCATGTGGCTTTTTGGAATCTTATCACATGTATACATTCTCATTGAAGTTTCTTCATTTAAAACTCTGTTGTGTTTCCATGGTGACAGAACTGACAGGCTAATTGAAGGAGTAATTTATCTCAGAATAAGACAAGAGATATTCTACTCTGCGGACCATCATTGAACTgacttgtgtttgtgtacagatGCTCCCTCACGTGTGATGATCTACACCAGAGACGAGGTGGAGCTCACAGTCAAAAACACTCTGATCTGTCATGTGACTGGTTTCTATCCTGCTCCTGTCAAAGTCTCCTGGACCAAAAACGGACGGATTACGACTGGAGGATCTAGCATCA
The sequence above is a segment of the Oreochromis aureus strain Israel breed Guangdong linkage group 3, ZZ_aureus, whole genome shotgun sequence genome. Coding sequences within it:
- the LOC116312634 gene encoding RLA class II histocompatibility antigen, DP alpha-1 chain-like; this translates as MKMKELLLFLSCVLCGSADALHTDIHVVGCSYIHGGVMFGLDREELWYADFEKQVDVYPQPPFIQLISFGDGAYETAVSNLYGCRQLLQLSRTGMKDYPLQRDAPSRVMIYTRDEVELTVKNTLICHVTGFYPAPVKVSWTKNGRITTGGSSINNPYPNKNGTFTQIARLKFIPQQGDVYSCTVEHLGLTKPLIKTYNVETSGMPETLKPSFGPAVFCGLGVIIGVLGAAGGTFFILKANKWI